In Euwallacea fornicatus isolate EFF26 chromosome 2, ASM4011564v1, whole genome shotgun sequence, one genomic interval encodes:
- the LOC136344604 gene encoding uncharacterized protein yields the protein MSEFDHNRIIFLMSLCLVFQANIHGGNALQGEYWNPYFHFPYGGPYMGILTAFAIPLKVNTPGDVFLSVNFEASYSLPQNQTSFMFPPVIGQTARQLLYNLFEQKLKSNGYPGRPCLLRTICEAADLSTAGTGILGDIVHLILTPSSSLNTNLTQEYQEAEGQAKKKHGCKKYKKSCKFSLLKVFTWVEKVFAGSGIPNGKLLNGKR from the exons ATGTCGGAATTCGATCACAatagaataatttttctcaTGAGTTTGTGTTTGGTGTTCCAGGCGAACATTCATGGTGGTAATGCTTTGCAAGGAGAGTATTGGAACccatatttccattttccgtATGGGGGACCGTATATGGGG ATATTGACTGCTTTTGCAATACCTTTGAAAGTCAATACACCGGGTGATGTGTTCTTATCCGTCAATTTTGAGGCCTCTTATAGTCTACCACAGAACCAGACCTCATTTATGTTCCCCCCAGTTATAGGACAAACTGCCCGACAACTATTGTATAACTTATTTGAACAGAAATTGAAAAG TAACGGCTATCCAGGACGACCCTGCTTGCTCAGAACAATTTGTGAGGCAGCGGACTTGTCTACAGCAGGAACAGGAATTCTGGGTGATATTGTGCATTTGATTTTAAC ACCGTCGTCATCGTTAAACACGAATCTGACCCAGGAGTATCAGGAAGCCGAGGGACAAGCCAAAAAGAAGCACGGTTGCAAAAAATACAAGAAATCCTGCAAATTTAGTTTGCTCAAAGTCTTCACTTGGGTCGAGAAAGTTTTTGCTGGAAGTGGCATACCAAATGGAAAGTTACTTAATGggaaaagataa
- the LOC136349633 gene encoding angiogenic factor with G patch and FHA domains 1 isoform X1, whose product MDSKRSRNRQSRSSEGKKRSHHRRRKSSSHSRDGSPSEKSMLKNIELDLDLKEKLNDLPEVLKFIERLQKIIEKQVKKVIKWKNKVKQLQEKKSKHVFTQTDSDVFAKDTVGNNHLLSESGLGNEKSLVDDIREAAEQAVQNSGFVYDEASGLYYDSNSGYYYNSETRLYYDTSSGIYFNYNHTTQCYEYNCQVDPSSVLLRGAELEEKGTSSKLKRKPHKYEKKSSKECKKRRKYDHLTVDLEEGECSDGASTNCDDGSLSESSDLTKQWPPCMRMIVETTEIPTIKPGTLSIITCDGGTVGREGAAHSICLPDINVSKHHLRISYDSDSSKYLVVDLGSRNGTLLNGKRISSSKQESEPTEVPHGSKLQLGSTILLCHIHEGTQTCGHCEPGLLLEEEKGPLVLVGNNRKNLNQQFKSELKRLKKQHGLVGLTDDSVKLAEGYTDRAERRRVEVGSQNPYEKTESASLEGSIPSQNKGFKLLAKMGWKEGQSLGKDGTTGVKEPIKVTSNVGTAGIGAVGNVTIPQVSSNSAKQSIWKKTQERFEKLPNKNVNIFSDEESDS is encoded by the exons ATGGATAGCAAAAGATCCAGAAATCGCCAATCTCGCTCTTCTGAAGGGAAGAAAAGGTCCCACCATCGAAGAAGGAAATCTAGTTCTCATTCCAGAGATGGGAGTCCCAGTGAAAAAAGCATGCTTAAGAACATAGAACTAGACTTAGATTTAAAAGAGAAGCTCAATGACCTTCCTGAAGTACTGAAGTTCATTGAACGGCTAcagaaaattattgaaaaacagGTGAAAAAGGTTATTAAATGGAAGAACAAAGTGAAGCAGCTGCAGGAG AAAAAGAGCAAACATGTTTTTACTCAAACTGACAGTGATGTTTTTGCCAAAGACACAGTAGGGAACAATCATTTATTGTCAGAAAGTGGACTTGGTAATGAGAAGAGTTTAGTTGATGATATCAGGGAAGCTGCAGAGCAAGCTGTGCAAAACTCAGGTTTTGTGTATGATGAAGCCTCAGGACTCTACTATGATTCTAATAGTGGATACTATTATAATTCA GAAACCAGGCTGTATTATGATACTTCAAGTGGCATTTACTTCAATTACAACCACACCACCCAGTGCTATGAGTATAATTGCCAAGTAGACCCATCTTCAGTACTTCTCAGAGGAGCAGAATTGGAAGAAAAAGGCACATCCAGCAAATTGAAGAGAAAACCTCATAAATATGAgaagaaatcttcaaaa GAGTGCAAGAAAAGACGGAAGTACGATCATCTCACTGTGGATTTGGAGGAGGGAGAATGCTCTGATGGAGCTTCGACAAACTGCGACGACGGGTCCTTGTCTGAGTCAAGTG ACCTCACCAAGCAGTGGCCTCCTTGTATGCGTATGATTGTGGAAACCACGGAAATCCCTACAATTAAACCAGGAACGTTGTCTATTATCACGTGCGACGGAGGCACCGTAGGGCGTGAAGGAGCTGCGCACTCCATCTGTCTGCCCGACATTAATGTGAGCAAACATCACTTGAGAATCAGCTACGATTCCGACTCTTCCAAGTACTTGGTGGTGGATCTCGGTTCAAGGAATGGGACACTATTGAATGGAAAGAGGATATCCAGTTCAAAGCAGGAAAGTGAACCTACGGAGGTTCCTCACGGCAGTAAACTTCAATTGGGGTCTACGATTTTACTGTGTCATATTCATGAGGGAACGCAGACTTGCGGGCATTGTGAGCCTGGATTGTTACTTGAGGAGGAAAAGG GCCCACTCGTTTTAGTGGGGAACAACCGCAAAAACCTGAACCAACAATTTAAAAGTGAACTCAAACGATTGAAAAAACAGCATGGCCTTGTAGGCTTGACGGATGATTCAGTCAAATTGGCTGAAGGTTACACGGATCGAGCGGAGCGTAGAAGGGTGGAAGTTGGCAGTCAAAATCCTTATGAAAAGACAGAATCTGCTTCTTTAGAGGG TTCAATTCCTTCGCAAAACAAAGGATTTAAGTTGCTAGCGAAGATGGGCTGGAAAGAGGGACAATCATTGGGGAAGGATGGAACTACGGGAGTTAAGGAACCG atTAAAGTGACATCTAACGTTGGGACTGCAGGAATTGGCGCAGTCGGGAATGTTACCATACCTCAAGTTTCAAGTAACAGTGCGAAGCAAAGTATATGGAAAAAGACGCAGGagcgatttgaaaaattacccaataaaaatgttaatattttcagTGATGAAGAATCTGATAGTTGA
- the LOC136349633 gene encoding angiogenic factor with G patch and FHA domains 1 isoform X2, translating to MDSKRSRNRQSRSSEGKKRSHHRRRKSSSHSRDGSPSEKSMLKNIELDLDLKEKLNDLPEVLKFIERLQKIIEKQVKKVIKWKNKVKQLQEKKSKHVFTQTDSDVFAKDTVGNNHLLSESGLGNEKSLVDDIREAAEQAVQNSGFVYDEASGLYYDSNSGYYYNSETRLYYDTSSGIYFNYNHTTQCYEYNCQVDPSSVLLRGAELEEKGTSSKLKRKPHKYEKKSSKVNSFYNMESLSSYFNNMNISNLRSMVSDLTKQWPPCMRMIVETTEIPTIKPGTLSIITCDGGTVGREGAAHSICLPDINVSKHHLRISYDSDSSKYLVVDLGSRNGTLLNGKRISSSKQESEPTEVPHGSKLQLGSTILLCHIHEGTQTCGHCEPGLLLEEEKGPLVLVGNNRKNLNQQFKSELKRLKKQHGLVGLTDDSVKLAEGYTDRAERRRVEVGSQNPYEKTESASLEGSIPSQNKGFKLLAKMGWKEGQSLGKDGTTGVKEPIKVTSNVGTAGIGAVGNVTIPQVSSNSAKQSIWKKTQERFEKLPNKNVNIFSDEESDS from the exons ATGGATAGCAAAAGATCCAGAAATCGCCAATCTCGCTCTTCTGAAGGGAAGAAAAGGTCCCACCATCGAAGAAGGAAATCTAGTTCTCATTCCAGAGATGGGAGTCCCAGTGAAAAAAGCATGCTTAAGAACATAGAACTAGACTTAGATTTAAAAGAGAAGCTCAATGACCTTCCTGAAGTACTGAAGTTCATTGAACGGCTAcagaaaattattgaaaaacagGTGAAAAAGGTTATTAAATGGAAGAACAAAGTGAAGCAGCTGCAGGAG AAAAAGAGCAAACATGTTTTTACTCAAACTGACAGTGATGTTTTTGCCAAAGACACAGTAGGGAACAATCATTTATTGTCAGAAAGTGGACTTGGTAATGAGAAGAGTTTAGTTGATGATATCAGGGAAGCTGCAGAGCAAGCTGTGCAAAACTCAGGTTTTGTGTATGATGAAGCCTCAGGACTCTACTATGATTCTAATAGTGGATACTATTATAATTCA GAAACCAGGCTGTATTATGATACTTCAAGTGGCATTTACTTCAATTACAACCACACCACCCAGTGCTATGAGTATAATTGCCAAGTAGACCCATCTTCAGTACTTCTCAGAGGAGCAGAATTGGAAGAAAAAGGCACATCCAGCAAATTGAAGAGAAAACCTCATAAATATGAgaagaaatcttcaaaa gTAAACAGCTTCTACAATATGGAATCGCTTTCaagttatttcaataatatgaATATATCTAATCTACGCAGTATGGTCTCCG ACCTCACCAAGCAGTGGCCTCCTTGTATGCGTATGATTGTGGAAACCACGGAAATCCCTACAATTAAACCAGGAACGTTGTCTATTATCACGTGCGACGGAGGCACCGTAGGGCGTGAAGGAGCTGCGCACTCCATCTGTCTGCCCGACATTAATGTGAGCAAACATCACTTGAGAATCAGCTACGATTCCGACTCTTCCAAGTACTTGGTGGTGGATCTCGGTTCAAGGAATGGGACACTATTGAATGGAAAGAGGATATCCAGTTCAAAGCAGGAAAGTGAACCTACGGAGGTTCCTCACGGCAGTAAACTTCAATTGGGGTCTACGATTTTACTGTGTCATATTCATGAGGGAACGCAGACTTGCGGGCATTGTGAGCCTGGATTGTTACTTGAGGAGGAAAAGG GCCCACTCGTTTTAGTGGGGAACAACCGCAAAAACCTGAACCAACAATTTAAAAGTGAACTCAAACGATTGAAAAAACAGCATGGCCTTGTAGGCTTGACGGATGATTCAGTCAAATTGGCTGAAGGTTACACGGATCGAGCGGAGCGTAGAAGGGTGGAAGTTGGCAGTCAAAATCCTTATGAAAAGACAGAATCTGCTTCTTTAGAGGG TTCAATTCCTTCGCAAAACAAAGGATTTAAGTTGCTAGCGAAGATGGGCTGGAAAGAGGGACAATCATTGGGGAAGGATGGAACTACGGGAGTTAAGGAACCG atTAAAGTGACATCTAACGTTGGGACTGCAGGAATTGGCGCAGTCGGGAATGTTACCATACCTCAAGTTTCAAGTAACAGTGCGAAGCAAAGTATATGGAAAAAGACGCAGGagcgatttgaaaaattacccaataaaaatgttaatattttcagTGATGAAGAATCTGATAGTTGA